One segment of uncultured Fibrobacter sp. DNA contains the following:
- a CDS encoding FeoA family protein → MNNEPKFSELKKGDKAEIIGYNTGDSQYKSKLLSMGLVRGVVLQVLQVAPLGDPVEVSVLSYRLSLRKQEANVLKLRRV, encoded by the coding sequence ATGAATAACGAACCGAAGTTTTCGGAACTAAAAAAAGGCGACAAGGCCGAAATTATTGGATACAACACGGGTGATTCTCAGTACAAGTCCAAGCTTTTGTCGATGGGGCTTGTGCGCGGTGTGGTGCTGCAGGTTTTGCAGGTGGCTCCGCTCGGCGACCCGGTCGAGGTGAGCGTGCTTTCGTACAGGCTTTCGCTCCGTAAACAAGAAGCCAACGTGCTCAAGTTGAGGAGAGTCTGA
- a CDS encoding metal-dependent transcriptional regulator gives MEQVKLSQSLEDYLEMVHMLRLANGIARVRDIAAALKVKMPSVAKAVIELKKLGLVTQEPYSGIELTSEGALVASQILNRHILLKGFLIKLGVSEAIADKDACCMEHILSAETLEKIEEFVNAPCEPSKKSKATKSTKK, from the coding sequence ATGGAACAAGTAAAGTTAAGTCAGAGCCTTGAAGACTACTTGGAAATGGTGCACATGCTGCGCCTTGCGAACGGGATTGCCCGTGTCCGCGACATTGCGGCGGCGCTCAAGGTCAAGATGCCGTCGGTTGCCAAGGCGGTAATCGAACTCAAGAAGCTGGGCCTTGTGACGCAGGAGCCCTACAGCGGCATTGAACTCACTTCGGAAGGTGCGCTTGTGGCGTCCCAGATCCTGAACCGTCACATCCTGCTGAAGGGTTTCCTGATCAAGCTTGGCGTGTCCGAGGCGATTGCCGACAAGGACGCCTGCTGCATGGAACACATCCTTTCGGCGGAGACTCTCGAGAAAATCGAGGAGTTTGTGAACGCGCCCTGTGAACCGTCGAAAAAGTCGAAGGCTACAAAATCTACGAAAAAGTAA